The nucleotide sequence ATCCAAAGCCGGGGAAGCTGCCACGCTGGCGGGGATTCAACCTGCTCGAAAAATTTGTGGCGGGCAAAACCGGCCCCGAACCGGCGGGACCGTATCAGGAGCGCGATTTCGAATGGATTGCTAACTGGGGATTCAATTTTGTGCGTCTGCCGATGTCGTACCACTGCTGGGCCACGCCCGATCCGGCGCACTGGACCGAACTCGACGAGCGGGTGTTGAAAGAAGTTGACCAGGCCGTTGACTTTGGCAAACAGCACAAAATCCACGTTAACCTGAATCTGCACCGGATTCCGGGCTACTGCGTAAACCCGCCCGCCGAGCCGCTGAATCTGTGGACGGATGAGCGGGCGCTGGAAGCCGCCGTTTTTCACTGGAAGCACCTGGCCGAACGGTATAAAGGCCGCCCTAACCGCGAGGTGTCGTTTGACCTGATTAATGAGCCAAACACCGACGAAGCCAGTTACGTCCGGGTCGTTACGGCTCTGGTCGAAGGGATTCGCTCAGTTGACCCTGACCGGCTTATCATTGCCGATGGGCTGCAATATGGTAACCATCCGGTTCCTAATCTGGCCGATCTGAAACTGGGCCAGAGTACGCGGGGTTACCTGCCGATGAACGTCAGCCACTACGGCGCGTCGTGGGTGCCGGCGCTCAAGGACGCGCCACCGCCAACCTGGCCTGCCAACTGGATGAACACTACGTGGGACGCCGATACCCTGCGCCGGGTAGAGATTGAGCCCTGGCAGAAGCTGCAAAAGCAGGGCGTGGGCGTACACGTTGGGGAGTGGGGCTGCTTTAACAAAACACCCCACGACGTTGCTCTTCGGTGGATGGAGGACCAGCTCAAACTTTGGAAGAGTGCGGGCTGGGGCTGGGCGCTCTGGAATTTCAGGGGCTCGTTTGGCATCCTCAACAGCGACCGGGCTGACGTAACGTATGAAGACTATAACGGCATGAAGCTGGACGCGAAGATGCTGGCCCTGCTGCGCAACTATTAGCGTCAACTTCTATAGCAGGCCGTAAGACACTGAGCGTATGCAGAATATAAAAGACCTGTTTGAGGTATTTCCCCGGCCGGGACGGATCGAGTGGATCGGCATACGTCCCGAACGGCGGGGCCCGGTCGAGGTGGTTCAATCCGTCGAGGTTTCCGAAAAGAAAGGTCTGCTGGGCGATCATTATAGCGGGCAGAGCGGCAATCGGCACGTTACGCTCATGCAGGCCGAGCATCTGCCCGTGGTAGCGGCTCTGACGAACCGCGATACGCTGGACCCGGCCCTGCTCCGACGTAATCTGGTTATATCCGGACTGAATCTGCTGGCCCTGAAAGATCACCACGTTCAGATTGGCGAGGTGGTTTTACAGATTACAGGGCAGTGCCATCCGTGCTCGAAGATGGAAACCGCGCTGGGGCCGGGCGGCTATAATGCCATGCGCGGACACGGAGGACTAACGGCAAAGGTAGTTCGGGGCGGAACGGTGCGGGTGGGCGACAGCGTAACGGTTATTAGCGCTGCTTCGGCTGTTCCGGATCGGCCGAAAGCCGACTTGGCCGGTTGAATCCGTACCGATAGCGGTTCCGTAGCTGCTGGATGGTGTTGATGAGGTCATAATCCGATGCGCGAAGCAGAAACTCATCGTCCAGGTCGCAGAAGTCAAAAAACCGGTCAATATCGTCGCCTTTGAGGTCGGTGGCCTGATCGACCAGCAGCCGGAAGCGTTCGAGCGCCAGCGCGTGCCGCCGATCCTGCTGCATGATGTAATACGCCTTCCGGTCCGACTTAGGCCGTTTTCCAAACATCTCGTACAGCAGCGTTACGCCCGCGCCATCGGCCAGCCGGTCGAACGCCTGTTCCCCGCTTACCTTTTTGGAGGCCGTCGGCTCGTCGAGAACCTGCTGAATCTCGCGCTTGACCTCTTCGTAGCGTTTCGCCGTAACGGTCACCTCGGCGAGGTCAACGACGCGGTAGGGCATGGGCGGCAAGGCGCGGGCCGTAATAGTTGGGTTCTCGGAGCCGTCGTAGCGGATGCCGGTGCGGCTGAAGAGCTGGCTGGTCAGAATGAGCGAGTCGCCGGGCTGTACCGTCATAAAGAAACGCCCGGCGGTGTTGGTGCGGGCGCGCTGGCGGGTACGCTGGTTAATGACCGTAGCGCGGTCAACGCCCTGCTTCGTCGTCTGGTCCACTACGGTCCCGACCACGTACTTCCCCTGCGCCCGGGCCTGACCCGACCAGCCAAAGACGATGAAGAGGAACAGCAGATAGACGAAAACAGCGCGCATGGAGGGAACGACCTGTGCCACACCGCTTCGATATGGCACAGCTAACTGCCAGTAAAATTACGGGATTCGGGCCAGTAACGCGTGAAACAGGCGTTAAAAAACGTTAAGTCAGCCCCTGAGTCATCACCCGCGAAACCACTCTGAACAGGCGGACTCACGCAGTTAATCGTAATAACAAATAGTTTGAGCAGGTAATTGTTTACGTGGGCATCATGCGTATACCTGATTCGTTGAGTAAGCTAAAAAAAGAATGTTCGTCGTTTCGTGGGACGTTGAATTGCAATATATATTCCAACTAGGTATTATTGTGCTTAGAGCGGTTACTTAAGGAGATCTTCCCAAAAAGGCTCGTAGAACTGGTATGCTTAGCTATGAAGTCTTAGCTATCTATGCTTCGGTGTTAAGCGTTCATGCGTAAAATACTCTGTTGGAAGTCGATAAAATGCGGAACTATAATCCGCTGATAGCCAATCGGTCATAAGCGAATAGTTCCGCGAAATCGCGTACAATACTATGTTGTACGGAGATGCTCCCTACCTCCCCTTGCTTTTGTCCTATTTTTGGGCTAGCTTGTCGGCGCGGGGAAGCTCGCTTACAAAGCTCCCGACAAGCTAGCCCAAAAATGCACGGCCAACCGCTTCAGCCCATCCCCCGGACTGGATGGGTGTAAACGGACAGTCAAGCTGTCGGTCGAGCCGGTCGACGCTCGTACAACATCGTGAGGGTGTAAGCCGCTGTCGCTACGCTCCCCGGCTTCACCCTCACGGTCGTTGTACGGAGATGCTCCCTACCTCCCCTTGCTTTTGTCCTATTTTTGGGCTAGCTTGTCGGCGCGGGGAAGCTCGCTTACAAAGCTCCCGACAAGCTAGCCCAAAAATGCACGGCCAACCGCTTCAGCCCATCCCCCGGACTGGATGGGTGTAAACGGACAGTCAAGCTGTCGGTCGAGCCGGTCGACGCTCGTACAACATCGTGAGGGTGTAAGCCGCTGTCGCTACGCTCCCCGGCTTCACCCTCACGGTCGTTGGGTGGCAGGAATAAGATGGGCGTCAAAGGCGGGTTATCGGCGACAGCGGAGCCGCCCCGACAGGCAGGCTGTTGGCTCGTTGGGCAGCTTCGGTTGACAGCGTGAACGCCCCGGCAGGCACGCTTTTATGATTCTATTTTCAGCTTTCGAGCGACAGAGAAATATGAATGGAGAGAAACTTTATAACCTGATCGACAAACAAGTCGAAAAGTCAGTCTTCCTATTTGCGGCTGATGAAGGGGTCTATGGCTTGTGGGAATTTGTACAAGAAGTAAACTTCGAGTTCTTGACCATTGCCGAAAAATATGCCATTGCCTACGATTTACTGAAGGAATTACTCTTGGATGAGTTATTAATTCTTGAAGAGTTCACAAGTACGGATTTAACTCAAAAAGTTAAGAACATTGAAGTAACGGAACTTGAATCCATATTGAGCCGCCCATTTTCTTGGTACCCAAGCGGAACACCAACCTATTCAGTCTCTATTACTCAAAGAGGCATCGATTATCTGGAAAAACTGAGTGAACTGGAAAGGCAAAACTTAAGCAACGGCTTTTTAGAAGTGCTTAATAGGGGTAGTTTTCCGTCGACAGGATGCACGTCCCGAAAGCGGGTTTGCAGCCCAACCTCCGCTGACTGCGCCTACGCAGACACGCACAAGAACGCATGAGACCAGCAAACGACCCCTTAGCCCTATCTTTGCAAAGCTATCAGTAGCCCCTTTGTGGGAAGATCGTCCCCTTTTCTGGTGCTAAACAACCCGGCCAACCTCCCGATCCGGCTATCGGCCATCGGCCTTTCTTCAGAAGGCCATGCCCTGAACACGCCACTGGTGGAACGGCCGCGCCGTTACCCCGTACATCCTACTTATTGTTTTTAGATGATAGCCCACTGGTAGCTTTTTTGTAAACCTGCTAACCCGTTTCGACCATGAACCAGCAGACACAAGACTATCGCAAAATGCCCATCGTTCACCAGCAGGTAGCGGGCGTGGACATCGGCTCTCAGTTTCATGTCGTGGCTATCGGCGACGACCCCAAGCAACACGTCCAGCAATTCGGCGTGTCCACCAAAGAACTGTTTCGGTTGGCCCAATGGCTGACTGACAACCAAGTGAAGCACGTAGCTATGGAAGCCACTGGCGGTTATGAACGACCCCTGGTCAACGTCTTACAGGAAGCCGATTTCGAGGTATTGGTCACTGCCGGGGCTAACACGAAAAACTATCGGCGGTTCAAATCCGATACGTCGGATGCGATTCACATTCGTACTCTGCATAGTCTGGGCTTATTACCCCCCATCTTTCTGCCCGACGAGTTCTCGACGCTCATCCGGCCCTTAGTTCGCTTGCGCCGGAGTCTGGTCGAGGATGCTGCCGACTACATTCGCCGTATCCAGAAGGCCCTGCGGGCGGGTAATGTGCGGCTGGATGCGGTGCTGACCGATACGAATTCGGTGTCGGGTTTGCGGATCATTGCCGCCATCTGTCAGGGCCAGGAAGACCCCCTTAAACTGGCCGAACTGGTTGATAGCCATTGTAAAAAGAAACCTGCCGAAATCATCGAATTGCTTGGGGGCAACTGGAACGGGGCTATGCGTTTTGAAGTGCGGAGCAATTACCGGCTCTACCTGAATCTACAAGCTGAAATTGCTGAGTTAGACAAGGAACTTGACCAGCACTTCACGGACCATACAAAGGGACTAAAACAGCCTACCGCCGTAACCGACCCGACGGTAGGTCGTCAGAAGTTGCGCCAATCCCGCAACACCCCCCGGTTGCCCATTGAGCAGTATGCTCATAAACTGTTGGGCGTTGACCTAAGCAATATACCGGGCTTTGGGCGGGATGCCTTACTGACGTTCATAGCCGAAGTCGGTGAGTCGATTAGCAAGTTTCACTCGGCCAAAGCCTTTGCCAAGTGGTTGGGTTTCACTCCGAACAACAAAGCATCAGGCGGTA is from Spirosoma taeanense and encodes:
- a CDS encoding glycoside hydrolase family 5 protein, producing MRRRLFLQTSLTAAAGLSQLTPAIAGNVKPLPDPKPGKLPRWRGFNLLEKFVAGKTGPEPAGPYQERDFEWIANWGFNFVRLPMSYHCWATPDPAHWTELDERVLKEVDQAVDFGKQHKIHVNLNLHRIPGYCVNPPAEPLNLWTDERALEAAVFHWKHLAERYKGRPNREVSFDLINEPNTDEASYVRVVTALVEGIRSVDPDRLIIADGLQYGNHPVPNLADLKLGQSTRGYLPMNVSHYGASWVPALKDAPPPTWPANWMNTTWDADTLRRVEIEPWQKLQKQGVGVHVGEWGCFNKTPHDVALRWMEDQLKLWKSAGWGWALWNFRGSFGILNSDRADVTYEDYNGMKLDAKMLALLRNY
- a CDS encoding MOSC domain-containing protein encodes the protein MQNIKDLFEVFPRPGRIEWIGIRPERRGPVEVVQSVEVSEKKGLLGDHYSGQSGNRHVTLMQAEHLPVVAALTNRDTLDPALLRRNLVISGLNLLALKDHHVQIGEVVLQITGQCHPCSKMETALGPGGYNAMRGHGGLTAKVVRGGTVRVGDSVTVISAASAVPDRPKADLAG
- a CDS encoding IS110 family RNA-guided transposase encodes the protein MNQQTQDYRKMPIVHQQVAGVDIGSQFHVVAIGDDPKQHVQQFGVSTKELFRLAQWLTDNQVKHVAMEATGGYERPLVNVLQEADFEVLVTAGANTKNYRRFKSDTSDAIHIRTLHSLGLLPPIFLPDEFSTLIRPLVRLRRSLVEDAADYIRRIQKALRAGNVRLDAVLTDTNSVSGLRIIAAICQGQEDPLKLAELVDSHCKKKPAEIIELLGGNWNGAMRFEVRSNYRLYLNLQAEIAELDKELDQHFTDHTKGLKQPTAVTDPTVGRQKLRQSRNTPRLPIEQYAHKLLGVDLSNIPGFGRDALLTFIAEVGESISKFHSAKAFAKWLGFTPNNKASGGKVLSKKTLKNKSTLPNTFRMVANSLGNMKKPNPMTAFFQRIAYRAGRIKAITATARKLAVVVYKMLTTGEAYEPAKLVRDIAQVKQQQIRQIRKKLAKFEITGQDLGLFATLGAA